The Glycine max cultivar Williams 82 chromosome 17, Glycine_max_v4.0, whole genome shotgun sequence genome contains the following window.
TGGACTAAGATAAAACTTAGATGCCCTTACAAGAAAATGAGTGACTTAGTTCGCTTGTCTACAAATAAAACTCACACTCAATTGTAAATTAAGTGGATGTTGTTGTTGCATGCACTTAATACGTAAAAAATGCAACCAGTCTCGGTCTCTATTTTGGTGCATGACTAAAGTATATCATGGACATGTTTGCACTCAGTTTCAAAGGTGATGTGTTTGTGTAGCTCGAGTCTCGTGCCCATAAAACAGCATTCATTCGAAAATCATTTGAGGCAGCAAAGATGGAGGCGTCCACATTCCAAAGTTGGCTTTTCTTTATTTGGTGATCTGCAACAGGAATTTCTTACCCAGTTGCTTAAGATGAAGAAACGAATTGTTGGAGGAACTTACCACTGGAGAGAGTGTCTGGTGCACCCCATTTTCTTCAACACACAAACTGTTTCTTACACAAGAAATGGTagcttaataataaaatattatttctttatcttctacAACATCAACCACCGTACCAATccgagggaaaaaaaaaacaatatcaagAAGCAGAAGAGTAAACAAAACACTCAAACAATAAACAACACAACAATCACAAAACACCAAATCTCCAAATacaatgattgaaaaaaaaagaatgaatccTAAAGGCAACACGTTGAGGCCGGCGTCGATTATACAGTTGGTTCTCGACGGTGAGGCCATGGATTAAAGACCGCGCTGGTGTGAGTGTGATATGGAGAGAGTAAAAGGAGGGATTTGGAAAGAGCACGTTGGAGGGTAGAGGAATCTGTATTGAAGAGAGATAGGCGGGGAAGGCTCTCGAGAGCACAATTGAATGCCTTTAATTTTTGAAAGGgtaaattgaattgaaaaatttatgATGACACAAATTTTTGTTACCGTTGGCAATCAATTGTCATATTTGATGAAACTATTCTTTTTTGGGTTGCTTTGGGCATCCAGCAGTTTTGCTCGGCACCCAGCAACGCGggtaaaaagattaaaatatgcTTCATCTTCatcgtttcttcttcttcttaggaagtgctttttcttcctcttttctctggtgcttcttcttcctctgttCTCCGGCGACGGTGCTTGTTCATCCTCTTTTGTCCGACAGTGCTTCTTCTTCCTGTTTTCTCCGTGGGTGGTTGGCTGGTTCGTCGTGGTCCTTGGTTGCTGCTGTGGTGCTTTTGTCTTCTTCGTGGCTGTTGTTCCTTTGGTCTTCTTGATCGCCTTTGAGGTTAGTGAATCCTTCTCCACATGTTTCTGCATTGTATTGTAGTGTTTTGGTTTGCATTGTTTGTGTGCCTTTCTGGTTGTTGGTTCTCCCATGCCCCTGCTTCTTCGTTCTCCCATGTCCCGTCCATGGATTGGAatccgtatgagtcatacggATTGCGAATCATATAAATAGTATTAGGAAACTTTGTGTCAGCTCTCAGCAAGTTCATTGCAGATCGATATTCATCAAATTATTCAGTTTCTGGATATCACGTGTATGAGTTCTGCAAGGTATTATGTGTCTGCTTTGGTAATTCTCTGAGTTTTGCATCAGGTATATTTGGCTTGTGCACTAGTGGtgctattttaaataaaatttcattgataaaaaataatcaacactTGTTACAGCCCATTTAGCCCTCATTGTATAGTTGTGAATTTGTGCATGTTTGTATATGGAGTCTAATACCCTTCATTTATGTTGCAGATATGGAATTGTTCACGTGATGAAGGTAACTGTATCTGTCAGATTTTCACATCACATTTTTGTGAATGGTTTTTCTATTCATTAACTTATGGAATTTGTTGGATATAAATTATTTCCTTCTCTTTTGATTTTCACCAAACCCTTATATCTTGTTCTGCGGCTGATATCCGTGTTCATGAGTTTTTTAAGACAGCATATTTCAAGTCAGGGATCCACCCTCTTCCAGGTGCTCAGATGACTCTTCAGAAGTTATCAAGATTTTGTAGCCTATCAGTTGTAACGTATGCCTTTGGTATTGACCTTTCTTCATATTGTAAAAGAATCTTGTCAGCATTGACTAACTGGAGGTATTATTGTATAATCAGATCACGACAAAATGCAATTAAGGACCACATAATTGAGTGGCTAGAGAAGAATTACCCAGGACTGTTTCATGATATTCACTTTGGTAACCACTTTGCTCTTGATGGTGTGTCAAGACCAAAGTCAGAAATTTGTAGGTAAGTCACTCGATACTCTTTAGATTCCTGGTGATAGATTCCTGGTGTACTGCCATTGACAGGTCTTTAAATGCCAAGGTTCTTATTGATGATAACCCACGGTATGCCATAGAGTGTGCTGATGTTGGAATTAGAGTCTTACTTTTTGATTATGAAAACTCATATCCTTGGTGCAAGAACGAGTCTGTTGATCAGCATCCACTGGTGACCAGAGTTAAGAACTGGGAAGAAGTGGAACGACAATTAATGTCACTGATAGCTTCTTAGTCGTTAAAACTTGTAACAAGGATTTGTGGAAAACCATCCTTTCTACATGAAGTTCTGCACTACATGTGTTTGAAATATCTAATATATATTCTTGAAGACTTGAGCTCACTTAAAGTGGCGATAAGGAGACCACTCAGAAATGGCTTGAGGCCAAAGAACTATAAATGACAGGACTATATTCTTTTTCCCATTTTGAGCAACATTAAGGAAGATTGGAATAGGAAGTTGTTCATTATGGTCGAAATTATGGTGATTTTACCATATGTAGGAGTGAAATCTGAATCATATTGGTTATGCCATCCTACATTCAATCTTAACCGTCAAATTGACAATAAGTAAACGTTGTCTAAAACATTGAATTAATACACTCATTTGttgctatttataatatataaattaatggtgcttgttttttttataagaattcaTGTCTATTGTAATtactatttttaactaaaatattccAAATTAATTGTATGGACAAACaattagaaaaaagagaaaaatattaatgataatggtagttttgaaaaaaaatatataagatttaggacatattttgttatcaattaaattaattatttttcttattttggaaaaaaaatattaatgataatgattgaaattaaatttaaagatatatTTGACTTgctagttataaaaaatatagaaattaaaatttaaaatatgataagattgttagtttaaaataatgattgaaattaaatttaaaaatatatttgatttgctagttataaaaaatattgaaaccaaaatttaaaatataaaatatgataagattgttagtttaagataatgattaaaatcaaatttaaaaatatattaaatttgacagttataaaaaatattgaaaccaaaatttaagatttaaaatttatttattaatctgtatcttttaatttttttaaaattgtttttttagaatttttttattcatttaatttgtttacGAAATTTgataatcaaacaaatttgatatttaattgaatgatgtatttagatatttattataatgattaaaaattaaataaatatgatatttaattgaatgatgtatttagatgtttttttataacaattgataattaaataaatttgatattttttacatatgtaaatacttattaaagctatgatttttatttataatttatatatgtaattaaattaattattagataaaaaataatcatcacaaaatttattatgtaaatttgcatgtacattaaatataaattagaaattttagtattatatatagcgATACTATTTGTTTATAACATAAAGTGTCCATGAACTCAATTGATTTGAATGCTTTATTAATAATGCGGGAGGCACAAACGATCATATACTCATACAGATTGACAATTACTcatacttttctttcttcttgttgttgttctctCAATAATCATGTCTTTTTTATCCCAAAGTCATGTCTATGGGTAAATTCATATTATTTTGCACATCAATTCTGAAATCTCAATTTAAGATCAATTTATCTCCAAAAGAAAGTAAAGATTCATgatagagaaaataattatcaacttcaaccaaatttaattaaacatatttgaaagcattttggaaaa
Protein-coding sequences here:
- the LOC100780022 gene encoding uncharacterized protein, coding for ISFSFDFHQTLISCSAADIRVHEFFKTAYFKSGIHPLPGAQMTLQKLSRFCSLSVVTSRQNAIKDHIIEWLEKNYPGLFHDIHFGNHFALDGVSRPKSEICRSLNAKVLIDDNPRYAIECADVGIRVLLFDYENSYPWCKNESVDQHPLVTRVKNWEEVERQLMSLIAS